A stretch of Pelecanus crispus isolate bPelCri1 chromosome 3, bPelCri1.pri, whole genome shotgun sequence DNA encodes these proteins:
- the GNMT gene encoding glycine N-methyltransferase isoform X1, with protein MVDSVYRTRSLGVAAEGLPDQYADGRAARVWQLYIGDTRSRTAEYRSWLLALLRQHRCRSVLDVACGTGVDSIMLLEEGFQVTSVDASDKMLKYALKERWERRKEEPFDRWVIEEANWLTLEKDLEKPGDGFDAVICLGNSFAHLPDFKGDQSDHKLALRNIASMVRPGGVLVIDHRNYDHILATGCAPPGKNIYYKSDLTKDITTSVLLVNNKAHMVTLDYTVQVPPTEVGAAPELSKFRLSYYPHRLEAFTALLKGAFHGKCQHSVLGDFQPYTPGQAHVPCYFIHVMKKTS; from the exons atGGTGGACAGCGTGTACCGGACGCGGTCGCTGGGGGTGGCGGCGGAGGGGCTGCCGGACCAGTACGCGGACGGGCGGGCGGCCCGCGTGTGGCAGCTGTACATCGGGGACACGCGGAGCCGCACGGCCGAGTACCGCAGCTGGCTCCTGGCGCTGCTCCGCCAGCACCGCTGCCGCTCCGTCCTCGACGTGGCCTGCGGCACCGG GGTGGACTCCATCATGCTGCTCGAGGAGGGCTTCCAGGTGACCAGCGTCGACGCCAGCGACAAGATGCTCAAGTACGCGCTGAAGGAGCGCTGGGAGCGGCGCAAGGAGGAGCCCTTCGACCGATGGG TCATCGAGGAGGCCAACTGGCTCACACTGGAGAAGGACCTGGAGAAGCCAGGAGATGGATTTGATGCAGTCATCTGCCTGGGCAACTCCTTCGCGCACCTGCCCGACTTCAAAG GGGATCAGAGTGACCACAAGCTGGCCCTGAGGAACATCGCCAGCATGGTGCGGCCTGGAGGTGTCCTGGTCATCGACCACCGCAACTACGATCACATTCTGGCCACGGGCTGCGCCCCGCCTGGCAAGAACATCTACTACAAG AGTGACTTGACCAAGGACATCACCACCTCGGTGCTGCTGGTAAACAACAAGGCGCACATGGTGACCCTGGACTACACGGTGCAGGTCCCCCCCACCGAGGTGGGGGCAGCCCCAGAGCTGAG CAAGTTTCGGCTCTCCTACTACCCGCACCGGCTGGAGGCCTTCACAGCCCTGCTGAAAGGTGCCTTCCATGGGAAGTGCCAGCACAGCGTCCTGGGAGACTTCCAGCCCTACACGCCAGGGCAGGCCCACGTCCCCTGCTACTTCATCCATGTCATGAAGAAGACATCCTGA
- the CNPY3 gene encoding protein canopy homolog 3, with amino-acid sequence MEVPWVLLAAALLPFLPPGGGAGPLPTLAPPLSMVVAGQLRQLVVCVVSDLGPGSGHAVWISSGNGSALQSFTYGASQEDGGTVCTVSLLPDDPPAEGDLTCHVGPNRTSPAHSSSSILTTVCKYVAVELKSAFEETGKTKEVIDTKYGFLDGKGSAVKYTQSDIRLIEVTENICKRLLDYNLHKERSGSNRFAKGMSETFETLHNLVHKGVKVVMDIPYELWNETSAEVADLKKQCDVLVEEYEDVIEDWYRHHQTEDLSQFLCADHVLKGKDTSCLAEKWTGKKGDLASVGEKQSKKKSGKKKKKGRKDEGEGDASLLAAGEALEESGVQEEAPLTHSPADEL; translated from the exons ATGGAggtgccctgggtgctgctggccgCTGCTCTGCTCCCGTTCCTGCCCC CTGGTGGGGGTGCCGGGCCGCTGCCCACCCTGGCCCCGCCGCTGAGCATGGTGGTGGCCGGGCAGCTCCGGCAGCTGGTGGTCTGCGTGGTCAGCGACCTGGGCCCCGGCTCCGGTCACGCCGTCTGGATCTCTAGCGGGAACGGCAGCGCCCTGCAGTCCTTCACCTACGGGGCCTCCCAGGAGGATGGCGGCACCGTCTGCACcgtctccctcctccctgaTGATCCTCCCGCCGAGGGGGATCTCACCTGCCACGTAGGGCCCAACAGGACCTCCCCGGCCCACAGctccagctccatcctcaccaCGG TGTGCAAGTACGTGGCGGTGGAGCTGAAATCCGCTTTTGAGGAAACCGGCAAGACCAAGGAGGTGATTGACACCAAGTATGGCTTCCTGGATGGGAAGGGCTCTGCCGTCAAGTACACGCAGTC GGACATCCGGTTAATCGAGGTGACGGAGAACATCTGCAAGCGGCTGTTGGATTACAACCTGCACAAGGAGAGGAGCGGCAGTAACAGATTTGCAAAG GGCATGTCGGAGACATTCGAGACCCTGCACAACCTGGTGCACAAGGGCGTCAAGGTGGTGATGGACATCCCCTACGAGCTGTGGAATGAGACCTCCGCTGAGGTGGCTGACCTCAAAAAGCAG TGCGACGTGCTGGTGGAGGAGTACGAAGACGTGATCGAGGACTGGTACAGGCACCACCAGACCGAGGATCTCTCCCAGTTTCTCTGCGCCGACCACGTGCTAAAAGGGAAGGACACAA gctgcctggcagAGAAGTGGACTGGCAAGAAGGGTGACTTGGCAAGCGTGGGGGAGaagcagagcaagaaaaagagcgggaagaagaagaagaagggccggaaggatGAGGGGGAGGGAGATGCCAGCCTCCTGGCCGCCGGGGAGGCCCTGGAGGAGAGCGGGGTCCAGGAGGAGGCTCCGCTCACCCACAGCCCAGCCGACGAGCTGTAG
- the GNMT gene encoding glycine N-methyltransferase isoform X2 — MVDSVYRTRSLGVAAEGLPDQYADGRAARVWQLYIGDTRSRTAEYRSWLLALLRQHRCRSVLDVACGTGVDSIMLLEEGFQVTSVDASDKMLKYALKERWERRKEEPFDRWVIEEANWLTLEKDLEKPGDGFDAVICLGNSFAHLPDFKGDMVRPGGVLVIDHRNYDHILATGCAPPGKNIYYKSDLTKDITTSVLLVNNKAHMVTLDYTVQVPPTEVGAAPELSKFRLSYYPHRLEAFTALLKGAFHGKCQHSVLGDFQPYTPGQAHVPCYFIHVMKKTS; from the exons atGGTGGACAGCGTGTACCGGACGCGGTCGCTGGGGGTGGCGGCGGAGGGGCTGCCGGACCAGTACGCGGACGGGCGGGCGGCCCGCGTGTGGCAGCTGTACATCGGGGACACGCGGAGCCGCACGGCCGAGTACCGCAGCTGGCTCCTGGCGCTGCTCCGCCAGCACCGCTGCCGCTCCGTCCTCGACGTGGCCTGCGGCACCGG GGTGGACTCCATCATGCTGCTCGAGGAGGGCTTCCAGGTGACCAGCGTCGACGCCAGCGACAAGATGCTCAAGTACGCGCTGAAGGAGCGCTGGGAGCGGCGCAAGGAGGAGCCCTTCGACCGATGGG TCATCGAGGAGGCCAACTGGCTCACACTGGAGAAGGACCTGGAGAAGCCAGGAGATGGATTTGATGCAGTCATCTGCCTGGGCAACTCCTTCGCGCACCTGCCCGACTTCAAAGGTGA CATGGTGCGGCCTGGAGGTGTCCTGGTCATCGACCACCGCAACTACGATCACATTCTGGCCACGGGCTGCGCCCCGCCTGGCAAGAACATCTACTACAAG AGTGACTTGACCAAGGACATCACCACCTCGGTGCTGCTGGTAAACAACAAGGCGCACATGGTGACCCTGGACTACACGGTGCAGGTCCCCCCCACCGAGGTGGGGGCAGCCCCAGAGCTGAG CAAGTTTCGGCTCTCCTACTACCCGCACCGGCTGGAGGCCTTCACAGCCCTGCTGAAAGGTGCCTTCCATGGGAAGTGCCAGCACAGCGTCCTGGGAGACTTCCAGCCCTACACGCCAGGGCAGGCCCACGTCCCCTGCTACTTCATCCATGTCATGAAGAAGACATCCTGA